One stretch of Nocardioides perillae DNA includes these proteins:
- a CDS encoding GNAT family N-acetyltransferase — protein MREIPIGELAAVVDDPFLHHHVDPTRPGARAWVHGWAAVVDGASGRQGWRGPAFSCLGPPEDLGPLMAAIAATGEAPVRVSAEHTSAADLPDSWRPVERLDWHWMWTAAAPEQPTRDGVEVVDLDESDAADRDAVEAVLDAGYADSFARPGVPGAEAWLGVTHRGTLAGVGVLIRQPSGAGLIRAVTVLPEHRGHGLARVLSAALAHRAVAGGNGTATLGVYTTNAPAVRVYERLGFRTAHTFVAGPTALGAADADAAQASASPSTSASTPSR, from the coding sequence GTGCGCGAGATCCCGATCGGCGAGCTGGCCGCGGTCGTCGACGACCCCTTCCTCCACCACCACGTCGACCCGACCCGCCCGGGCGCCCGCGCCTGGGTGCACGGGTGGGCCGCGGTGGTCGACGGCGCGTCCGGGCGCCAGGGGTGGCGCGGACCGGCCTTCTCCTGCCTCGGCCCGCCCGAGGACCTCGGCCCCCTGATGGCGGCGATCGCCGCCACCGGCGAGGCGCCGGTGCGGGTCAGCGCGGAGCACACCTCCGCCGCCGACCTGCCCGACTCCTGGCGACCCGTCGAGCGCCTCGACTGGCACTGGATGTGGACCGCGGCCGCACCCGAGCAGCCCACCCGCGACGGCGTCGAGGTGGTCGACCTCGACGAGTCAGACGCCGCCGACCGCGACGCGGTGGAGGCGGTGCTCGACGCGGGCTACGCGGACTCCTTCGCCCGGCCGGGCGTGCCCGGCGCCGAGGCCTGGCTCGGGGTCACCCACCGCGGCACCCTCGCCGGCGTCGGCGTGCTCATCCGCCAGCCCAGCGGCGCCGGTCTGATCCGCGCCGTCACGGTGCTGCCCGAGCACCGCGGCCACGGCCTCGCGCGCGTGCTCAGCGCCGCGCTCGCCCACCGCGCGGTCGCGGGCGGCAACGGCACCGCGACCCTCGGCGTCTACACCACCAACGCGCCCGCCGTGCGCGTCTACGAGCGCCTCGGCTTCCGCACCGCGCACACCTTCGTCGCGGGCCCGACCGCCCTCGGCGCCGCCGACGCCGACGCCGCTCAGGCCAGCGCGAGCCCGAGCACCAGCGCGTCCACGCCGTCGCGGTAG
- the rimI gene encoding ribosomal protein S18-alanine N-acetyltransferase, translated as MSEQVRDAQPPDLPALVALERTLFGAEAWDEASLRAELDGPGRRLLVVEDGPRVAAYASTMVLGDVADLLRIGVDPARQGRGLGGALLAAVVDHARAAGAHRLLLEVAATNAAALALYGRAGLVEVDRRRGYYRDGVDALVLGLALA; from the coding sequence GTGAGCGAGCAGGTCCGGGACGCGCAGCCCCCCGACCTGCCTGCCCTCGTCGCGCTCGAGCGCACCCTCTTCGGTGCCGAGGCGTGGGACGAGGCGTCCCTGCGCGCCGAGCTCGACGGCCCCGGCCGACGGCTGCTGGTGGTCGAGGACGGGCCGCGCGTGGCGGCGTACGCCTCGACGATGGTGCTCGGCGACGTCGCCGACCTGCTGCGCATCGGGGTCGACCCGGCGCGGCAGGGGCGCGGGCTGGGCGGCGCGCTGCTCGCGGCGGTGGTCGACCACGCCCGGGCCGCGGGCGCGCACCGGCTGCTGCTCGAGGTCGCGGCGACCAACGCCGCGGCGCTCGCGCTCTACGGGCGGGCGGGGCTGGTGGAGGTCGACCGGCGGCGCGGCTACTACCGCGACGGCGTGGACGCGCTGGTGCTCGGGCTCGCGCTGGCCTGA
- the tsaB gene encoding tRNA (adenosine(37)-N6)-threonylcarbamoyltransferase complex dimerization subunit type 1 TsaB: MLLALDTATPRVTVALHDGSDVVAEHVAEQGMRHGEQLAPAIEAVMREAGVVRQDLTAVAAGVGPGPFTGLRVGLVTARTLGFVLDVPVYGVCSLDVLAVEAVATGAVAAGVSEAAGEADQGFLVATDARRKEVYVAAYAADGTRADGPHVLRPADVADAAGRLVVGEGGALYPDVFTRATGPLRPSAGWLARVVAEELAELLDPEPLYLRRPDAVAPGARKPAS; the protein is encoded by the coding sequence GTGCTGCTCGCCCTCGACACCGCGACCCCCCGGGTGACCGTCGCCCTCCACGATGGCAGCGACGTCGTGGCGGAGCACGTCGCCGAGCAGGGGATGCGCCACGGGGAGCAGCTCGCCCCCGCGATCGAGGCGGTGATGCGCGAGGCCGGCGTGGTCCGCCAGGACCTCACCGCCGTCGCCGCCGGCGTCGGCCCCGGCCCCTTCACCGGTCTCCGGGTCGGCCTGGTCACCGCCCGCACCCTCGGCTTCGTCCTCGACGTCCCCGTGTACGGCGTGTGCTCGCTCGACGTCCTCGCCGTCGAGGCCGTCGCCACGGGCGCGGTGGCGGCGGGGGTGTCGGAAGCGGCGGGTGAGGCGGACCAGGGGTTCCTCGTGGCGACCGACGCCCGGCGCAAGGAGGTCTACGTCGCCGCCTACGCCGCCGACGGCACCCGCGCCGACGGCCCCCACGTGCTGCGCCCGGCCGACGTGGCCGACGCGGCCGGGCGCCTGGTGGTGGGGGAGGGCGGCGCGCTCTACCCCGACGTCTTCACGCGCGCCACGGGGCCGCTGCGGCCCTCGGCCGGGTGGCTGGCGCGGGTGGTCGCAGAGGAGCTCGCCGAGCTGCTCGACCCCGAGCCGCTCTACCTGCGCCGACCCGACGCGGTCGCGCCGGGCGCGCGCAAGCCCGCCTCGTGA
- the tsaD gene encoding tRNA (adenosine(37)-N6)-threonylcarbamoyltransferase complex transferase subunit TsaD — MSADGPLVLGIETSCDETGVGIVRGRTLLVDAVASSVEEHARFGGVVPEVASRAHLEAMVPTLERAAEQAGIRLHEVDAVAVTSGPGLAGALLVGVAAAKALALGLGKPLYGVNHLAAHVAVDQLEHGPLPEPCLALLVSGGHSNLLRVEDLTTGVTPLGATIDDAAGEAFDKVARLLGLPFPGGPHVDREARSGNAVAIDFPRGLTSRRDLERHRFDYSFSGLKTAVARWVEARERAGEPVPVADVAASFQEAVCDVLVRKALDAAADQGVDDLLIGGGVAANSRLRAMAEERAAKVGVRVRVPRPGLCTDNGAMVAALGAEMVARGRTPSSLDLPADSSQPITTVAV, encoded by the coding sequence ATGAGCGCCGACGGACCCCTCGTGCTCGGCATCGAGACCTCCTGCGACGAGACCGGCGTCGGCATCGTGCGCGGGCGGACCCTGCTGGTCGACGCGGTCGCCAGCTCGGTGGAGGAGCACGCGCGCTTCGGCGGCGTCGTGCCCGAGGTCGCGAGCCGCGCCCACCTCGAGGCGATGGTGCCGACCCTCGAGCGCGCCGCGGAGCAGGCAGGGATCCGGCTGCACGAGGTCGACGCCGTCGCCGTGACCAGCGGGCCCGGCCTCGCCGGCGCCCTGCTCGTCGGGGTCGCGGCCGCCAAGGCGCTGGCGCTCGGCCTCGGCAAGCCGCTGTACGGCGTGAACCACCTCGCCGCCCACGTCGCCGTCGACCAGCTCGAGCACGGCCCGCTGCCCGAGCCCTGCCTCGCGCTGCTGGTCTCCGGCGGCCACTCCAACCTGCTGCGCGTCGAGGACCTCACGACCGGCGTGACCCCGCTCGGCGCGACCATCGACGACGCGGCCGGCGAGGCCTTCGACAAAGTGGCGCGGCTGCTCGGCCTGCCCTTCCCCGGGGGACCGCACGTCGACCGCGAGGCCCGGTCGGGCAACGCGGTCGCGATCGACTTCCCGCGCGGGCTGACGAGCCGCCGCGACCTCGAGCGGCACCGCTTCGACTACTCCTTCTCCGGCCTCAAGACCGCGGTCGCCCGCTGGGTCGAGGCCCGTGAGCGGGCCGGCGAGCCGGTGCCCGTGGCCGACGTCGCGGCGAGCTTCCAGGAGGCGGTCTGCGACGTGCTGGTGCGCAAGGCGCTCGACGCGGCTGCCGACCAGGGCGTCGACGACCTGCTCATCGGCGGCGGTGTCGCCGCCAACTCCCGGCTGCGGGCGATGGCGGAGGAGCGGGCCGCGAAGGTCGGCGTCCGGGTCCGTGTGCCGCGCCCGGGGCTGTGCACCGACAACGGCGCGATGGTCGCCGCCCTCGGCGCCGAGATGGTCGCCCGCGGCCGCACACCGTCGTCCCTCGACCTCCCCGCCGACTCCTCCCAGCCCATCACCACCGTCGCCGTCTGA